Proteins encoded in a region of the Zea mays cultivar B73 chromosome 4, Zm-B73-REFERENCE-NAM-5.0, whole genome shotgun sequence genome:
- the LOC109945576 gene encoding uncharacterized protein, which translates to MSKKVKQLAKGLARRASIFGRKEDLVFQGTSSSSSRRRALLEHVPELQGQAVGVQRNEDEPEDEEETEEWRQVEDEEETGWGEWPNDGGSGVGGASGSREGEAGVSGGGSGSGGVGGSSRVRKPRKTSWVPPPKEPVNKVEIIPSGDGAWLDSSFTGKDRVRQVNKVLGNICRMRWPGLVIENGIEVPVTRWDQYGLAVNAQHGNAQGAVWHDFWVCLSIFLRSYQLND; encoded by the exons ATGTCTAAAAAGGTCAAGCAGCTCGCTAAGGGACTAGCGAGGAGAGCCTCCATTTTTGGGAGAAAGGAGGACTTAGTGTTCCAGGGCACTAGTTCAAGCTCGAGTAGGCGTAGAGCTTTGTTGGAGCATGTTCCAGAGTTGCAGGGTCAGGCAGTCGGCGTACAGAGGAATGAG GATGAGCCTGAAGATGAGGAAGAGACAGAGGAGTGGAGACAAGTGGAAGATGAGGAAGAGACAGGGTGGGGTGAATGGCCCAATGATGGAGGGTCGGGAGTTGGGGGAGCTAGTGGGTCAAGGGAAGGAGAAGCTGGTGTTTCAGGTGGAGGTTCTGGAAGCGGGGGAGTTGGAGGGTCTTCACGGGTCCGGAAGCCGCGGAAGACTAGTTGGGTCCCCCCTCCTAAAGAACCAGTTAACAAGGTTGAGATAATCCCGAGTGGAGATGG GGCTTGGCTGGATAGTAGTTTCACCGGCAAAGATCGTGTAAGGCAAGTAAATAAAGTGTTGGGCAATATCTGTCGTATGAGATGGCCTGGATTGGTGATTGAGAATGGTATTGAGGTCCCTGTCACAAGATGGGATCAATACGGCCTTGCGGTTAACGCGCAACATGGGAATGCGCAAGGTGCAGTTTGGCACGACTTCTGGGTATGTTTATCTATCTTCTTGCGAAGTTATCAGCTCAATGATTGA